In Catharus ustulatus isolate bCatUst1 chromosome 29, bCatUst1.pri.v2, whole genome shotgun sequence, the following are encoded in one genomic region:
- the LOC117008241 gene encoding uncharacterized protein LOC117008241: MVQVLPASAGAHGPGAKPARSRAKQSREEPAGAAELGQRPGQKLSKTKSKRRRFANSKSNKVFASQEHRRSFGSGAKGWDREVEGPERRRPGPALARARDTKKPELSYRGSWLKTEIAQPAPSGRSPLACPAPAPGLGWPAGHFTVTGGGLQVTVPRSESVLQVTVTVPRPGDALQVTVTVPRSESVLQVIVPKFGGGLQVTVTVPGGWPAGHFTVPRPGGGLQVTVTVTGGGLQVTVTVPRSESVLQVIVPKFGGGLQVTVPRFEGGLQVTVTVSRPGVSCR, from the exons atgGTGCAGGTGCTGCCGGCGAGTGCCGGAGCTCATGGCCCG GGGGCAAAGCCAGCGAGGTCCAGAGCGAAGCAGAGCCGGGAGGAGCCAGcgggagcagcagagctggggcagaggcCGGGACAGAAACTCTCCAAGACAAAGTCAAAAAGGCGACGCTTCGCAAACTCAAAAAGCAACAAGGTTTTTGCCAGCCAAGAGCACAGGAGGAGCTTTGGCTCTGGGGCCAAAGGCTGGGACAGAGAAGTGGAGGGGCCGGAGCGGCGGCGCCCGGGCCCTGCCCTCGCACGGGCTCGGGACACAAAGAAACCTGAATTGAGTTACCGAGGTAGTTGGCTAAAAACTGAGATTGCCCAGCCGGCACCGTCTGGAAGGAGCCCCCtggcctgccctgctcctgctccaggcctGGGG tggcctGCAGGTCATTTCACTGTCACTGGGGGTGGCCTGCAGGTCACTGTCCCCAGATCTGAGAGTGTCCTGcaggtcactgtcactgtccccaggcctgGGGATGCCCTGCAG gtcactgtcactgtccccagatCTGAGAGTGTCCTGCAGGTCATtgtccccaaatttgggggtgGCCTGCAGGTCACCGTCACTGTCCCTGGGGGGTGGCCTGCAGGTCATTtcactgtccccaggcctgGGGGTGGCCTGCAGGTCACTGTGACTGTCACTGGGGGTGGCCTGcag gtcactgtcactgtccccagatCTGAGAGTGTCCTGCAGGTCATtgtccccaaatttgggggtgGCCTGCaggtcactgtccccaggtTTGAGGGTGGCCTGCAGGTCACTGTCACAGTCTCCAGGCCTGGAGTGTCTTGCAGGTGA
- the PIAS4 gene encoding E3 SUMO-protein ligase PIAS4, with product MAAELVEAKNMVMSFRVSDLQMLLGFVGRSKSGLKHELVTRALQLVQFDCSPEVFKKIKELYETRYNKKGSEVAQAPPHRAEPLPLHASYERGGAVARTLPAANIDYPALYGKYLNGLGRLPPKVAKPEVRLVKLPFYTTLDELLKPTELVPQNNEKLQESPCIFALTPRQVELIRNSRELQPGVKSVQVVLRICYTDTSSPQEDQYPPNIAVKVNHSYCSVPGYYPSNKPGVEPKRPCRPINLTHLMYLSAATNRITVTWGNYGKSYSVGLYLVRQMTSAELLQRLKTIGIKHPELCKALVKEKLRLDPDSEIATTGVRVSLICPLVKMRLSVPCRAETCAHLQCFDAVFYLQMNEKKPTWMCPVCDKPAPYDQLIIDGLLSKILTECEDADEIEYLVDGSWCPIRAEKERSCSPQCPILVLGSSDVNGLLAAPNGTGENGKAADVVDLTLDSSSSEEDEEEDEEEDDDDEGPQPKRRCSYEKGLVSAC from the exons atggcggcggaGCTGGTGGAGGCGAAG AACATGGTGATGAGTTTCCGAGTCTCAGATCTTCAGAtgttgctgggttttgttgGCAGGAGTAAAAGCGGACTAAAACACGAACTAGTGACCCGAGCTTTGCAGCTGGTCCAGTTTGACTGCAGCCCCGAGGTGTTCAAGAAGATCAAGGAGCTCTACGAGACTCGTTACAACAAGAAGGGCTCGGAGGTGGCGCAGGCGCCGCCGCACCGCGCGGAGCCGCTGCCCCTGCACGCGTCCTACGAGCGCGGCGGCGCCGTGGCCCGGACTCTGCCCGCCGCCAACATCGACTACCCTGCCCTCTACGGCAAATACCTGAACGGACTGGGCAGGTTGCCCCCCAAAGTGGCCAAGCCCGAGGTTCGCTTGGTGAAGTTGCCCTTTTACACCACGCTGGATGAGCTGCTGAAGCCGACGGAGTTGG ttCCACAGAATAATGAGAAGCTTCAGGAAAGTCCATGCATTTTTGCATTGACACCAAGACAAGTGGAGCTGATCAGAAATTCCAG GGAGTTGCAACCCGGTGTGAAATCGGTTCAGGTGGTGCTCAG AATCTGCTACACAGACACCAGCTCCCCTCAGGAGGATCAGTACCCTCCCAACATCGCCGTCAAGGTGAACCACAGCTACTGCTCCGTGCCG GGCTACTACCCCTCAAACAAACCTGGGGTGGAACCCAAGAGGCCCTGCAGGCCCATCAACCTCACCCACCTCATGTACCTGTCTGCAGCCACCAACCGCATCACGGTCACCTGGGGCAACTACGGCAAG agCTACTCGGTGGGGCTGTACCTGGTGAGGCAGATgacctcagcagagctgctgcagaggttgAAAACCATCGGCATCAAACACCCGGAGCTCTGCAAAGCGCTGG tgaaGGAGAAGCTACGCCTGGACCCCGACAGCGAAATCGCCACCACCGGTGTCCGAGTGTCCCTCATCTGTCCA CTGGTGAAGATGCGCCTGTCGGTGCCGTGCCGGGCCGAGacctgtgcacacctgcagTGCTTTGATGCCGTCTTCTACCTACAGATGAatgagaaaaaacccacatggatgtgccctgtgtgtgacaaACCTGCCCCCTACGACCAGCTCATCATTGATGG gCTCCTGTCCAAGATCCTGACAGAATGTGAAGATGCAGATGAGATTGAGTACCTGGTGGATGGCTCCTGGTGCCCCATCCGAGCCGAGAAGGAGcggagctgcagcccccagtgccCAATCCTGGTTCTAG GTTCCTCGGACGTGAACGGGCTCCTGGCCGCTCCCAACGGCACCGGCGAGAACGGCAAAGCCGCGGACGTTGTGGATTTAACACTGGACAGCTCATCCTcggaggaggacgaggaggaggatgaggaggaggatgatgatgatgagggaCCCCAGCCCAAACGACGCTGCTCTTATGAGAAAGGTTTAGTCTCTGCCTGCTGA
- the EEF2 gene encoding elongation factor 2, which produces MVNFTVDQIRAIMDKKANIRNMSVIAHVDHGKSTLTDSLVCKAGIIASARAGETRFTDTRKDEQERCITIKSTAISLFYELSENDLAFIKQSKDGSGFLINLIDSPGHVDFSSEVTAALRVTDGALVVVDCVSGVCVQTETVLRQAIAERIKPVLMMNKMDRALLELQLEPEELYQTFQRIVENVNVIISTYGEGESGPMGNIMIDPVLGTVGFGSGLHGWAFTLKQFAEMYVAKFAAKGDAQLSPAERAKKVEDMMKKLWGDRYFDPATGKFSKSATSPDGKKLPRTFCQLILDPIFKVFDAIMNFKKEEAAKLIEKLDIKLDSEDKDKEGKPLLKAVMRRWLPAGDALLQMITIHLPSPVTAQKYRCELLYEGPPDDEAAIGIKNCDPKGPLMMYISKMVPTSDKGRFYAFGRVFSGLVSTGLKVRIMGPNYTPGKKEDLYLKPIQRTILMMGRYVEPIEDVPCGNIVGLVGVDQFLVKTGTITTFEHAHNMRVMKFSVSPVVRVAVEAKNPADLPKLVEGLKRLAKSDPMVQCIIEESGEHIIAGAGELHLEICLKDLEEDHACIPIKKSDPVVSYRETVSEESNVMCLSKSPNKHNRLYMKARPFPDGLAEDIDKGEVSARQELKQRARYLAEKYEWDVTEARKIWCFGPDGTGPNILTDITKGVQYLNEIKDSVVAGFQWATKEGVLCEENMRAVRFDVHDVTLHADAIHRGGGQIIPTARRCLYACVLTAQPRLMEPIYLVEIQCPEQVVGGIYGVLNRKRGHVFEETQVAGTPMFVVKAYLPVNESFGFTADLRSNTGGQAFPQCVFDHWQILPGDPFDSASRPCQVVAETRKRKGLKEGIPALDNFLDKL; this is translated from the exons ATG GTGAACTTCACAGTAGACCAGATACGGGCCATCATGGACAAAAAGGCCAACATCAGGAACATGTCCGTGATCGCCCACGTGGACCACGGCAAATCCACGCTGACCGATTCCCTGGTGTGCAAGGCCGGGATCATCGCCTCGGCGCGCGCAGGGGAGACGCGCTTCACTGACACCCGCAAGGACGAGCAGGAACGGTGCATCACCATCAAATCCAC AGCCATTTCTCTGTTTTACGAGCTCTCTGAGAACGACTTGGCCTTCATCAAGCAGAGCAAGGATGGTTCTGGTTTCTTGATCAACCTCATCGACTCCCCTGGGCACGTGGACTTCTCCTCAGAGGTCACCGCAGCTCTGCGAGTCACTGACGGTGCCCTGGTCGTTGTGGATTGTGTCTCTG GCGTGTGTGTGCAGACAGAGACCGTGCTGCGTCAGGCCATCGCTGAGAGGATCAAGCCTGTGCTGATGATGAACAAGATGGACCGAgcgctgctggagctgcagctggagcctgAGGAGCTGTACCAAACCTTCCAGCGCATCGTGGAGAACGTCAACGTCATCATCTCCACCTACGGGGAGGGAGAGAGCGGCCCCATGGGCAACATCATG ATTGACCCGGTGCTCGGGACCGTGGGCTTTGGCTCGGGCCTGCACGGCTGGGCCTTCACCCTCAAGCAGTTTGCTGAGATGTACGTGGCAAAGTTTGCTGCCAAGGGAGATGCCCAGCTCAGCCCGGCCGAGCGTGCCAAGAAAGTCGAGGACATGATGAAGAAGCTGTGGGGAGACAG atACTTTGACCCTGCCACTGGCAAATTCAGCAAATCTGCCACCAGCCCTGATGGAAAGAAACTGCCCAGGACCTTCTGCCAGCTCATCCTTGACCCCATCTTCAAG GTTTTCGATGCAATCATGAACTTCAAGAAGGAAGAGGCGGCAAAACTGATTGAGAAACTGGACATCAAGCTGGACAGtgaggacaaggacaaggaggGCAAACCCCTGCTGAAG gccGTGATGAGGCGGTGGCTGCCAGCTGGAGATGCCCTGCTGCAGATGATCACCATCCACCTGCCTTCCCCAGTCACAGCCCAGAAGTATCGCTGCGAGCTGCTCTACGAGGGCCCTCCTGACGACGAGGCTGCCATAG GCATTAAGAACTGTGACCCCAAAGGCCCCCTGATGATGTACATCTCCAAAATGGTGCCAACCTCTGACAAGGGACGTTTCTACGCTTTTGGCCGTGTCTTCTCTGGTCTGGTCTCAACTGGCTTGAAAGTCAGAATCATGGGACCAAACTACACCCCTGGCAAGAAGGAGGATCTGTACCTGAAACCTATTCAAAG GACCATTCTCATGATGGGTCGCTACGTGGAGCCCATCGAGGACGTGCCTTGTGGGAACATCGTGGGGCTGGTTGGTGTGGACCAGTTCCTGGTGAAGACTGGAACCATCACCACCTTCGAGCACGCCCACAACATGAGGGTGATGAAGTTCAGCGTCAGCCCCGTGGTGCGCGTGGCCGTGGAGGCCAAGAACCCGGCCGACCTGCCCAAGCTGGTGGAGGGGCTCAAACGCCTGGCCAAGTCTGACCCCATGGTGCAG tGCATCATTGAGGAGTCTGGGGAGCACATCATCgctggagctggggagctgcacCTGGAGATCTGCCTGAAGGATCTGGAGGAGGACCACGCCTGCATCCCCATCAAG AAATCCGACCCCGTGGTGTCGTACCGCGAGACGGTCAGCGAGGAGTCCAACGTGATGTGCCTTTCCAAGTCCCCCAACAAACACAACCGGCTGTACATGAAGGCCAGGCCCTTCCCCGACGGGCTGGCCGAGGACATCGACAAGGGCGAGGTGTCGGCTCGCCAGGAGCTCAAGCAGCGCGCGCGGTACCTGGCTGAGAAGTACGAGTGGGACGTCACCGAGGCCAGGAAGATTTGGTGCTTCGGGCCCGACGGCACCGGCCCCAACATCCTCACTGACATCACCAAGGGGGTGCAGTACCTCAACGAGATCAAGGACAGCGTGGTGGCCGGCTTCCAGTGGGCCACCAAGGAG ggggTGCTGTGTGAGGAGAACATGCGCGCCGTGCGTTTCGACGTGCACGACGTGACCCTGCACGCCGACGCCATCCACCGCGGCGGCGGCCAGATCATccccacggcccggcgctgcctcTACGCCTGCGTGCTCACCGCCCAGCCCCGCCTCATGGAGCCCATCTACCTGGTGGAgatccag TGCCCGGAGCAGGTGGTCGGAGGCATCTACGGGGTGCTCAACAGGAAGCGTGGCCACGTCTTTGAGGAGACCCAGGTGGCTGGGACCCCCATGTTTGTGGTCAAGGCCTACCTGCCTGTCAACGAGTCCTTTG GTTTCACAGCAGATTTGAGGTCCAACACGGGGGGCCAAGCCTTCCCCCAGTGTGTGTTTGACCACTGGCAGATCCTGCCCGGGGACCCCTTCGACAGTGCCAGCCGGCCGTGCCAGGTGGTGGCCGAGACCCGCAAGCGCAAAGGGCTCAAGGAAGGAATCCCTGCCCTCGACAACTTCCTGGACAAACTCTAA
- the DAPK3 gene encoding death-associated protein kinase 3: protein MSTFRQESVEDFYEMGEELGSGQFAIVRKCRERKTGLEYAAKFIKKRRLSSSRRGVSREEIEREVNILREIQHPNIITLHDIFENKTDVVLILELVSGGELFDFLAEKESLTEEEATQFLKQILDGVHYLHSKHIAHFDLKPENIMLLDKNVPNPRIKLIDFGIAHKIEAGNEFKNIFGTPEFVAPEIVNYEPLGLEADMWSIGVITYILLSGASPFLGETKQETLTNISAVNYDFDEEYFSNTSELAKDFIRRLLVKDPKKRMTIAQSLEHPWIKVIKRRNVRNEDSCKKPERRRLKTTRLKEYTIKSHSSMPPNNTYINFERFSKVMEEVAAAEESLRELERNKKSFREDIEALLSIYEEKESWYKEENESISQDLRQIRQELHKTEALKKQAQEETKSVVQAANGLRRRYRKLENHYEALAKQVASEMRFVQELVWSIEREKLQSSEGDGSIR from the exons ATGTCCACCTTCCGCCAGGAGAGCGTGGAGGATTTCTATGagatgggagaggagctgggcag CGGGCAGTTTGCCATCGTCAGGAAGTGCCGGGAGAGGAAGACGGGGCTGGAATACGCGGCCAAGTTCATCAAGAAGCGGCGCCTCTCGTCCAGCCGCAGGGGCGTGAGCCGCGAGGAGATCGAGCGCGAGGTGAACATCCTGCGCGAGATCCAGCACCCCAACATCATCACCCTGCACGACATCTTCGAGAACAAGACCGACGTGGTGCTCATCCTGGAGCTCGTCTCCGGCGGGGAGCTCTTTGATTTCCTGGCCGAGAAGGAGTCGCTGACGGAGGAGGAGGCCACGCAGTTCCTCAAGCAGATCCTGGACGGGGTGCACTACCTGCACTCCAAGCACATCGCCCACTTCGACCTCAAG CCAGAGAACATCATGCTGCTGGACAAGAACGTGCCAAACCCTCGCATCAAACTCATCGACTTCGGCATCGCCCACAAGATTGAGGCTGGGAACGAGTTCAAGAACATCTTTGGGACCCCAGAGTTTGTGG CCCCAGAAATTGTGAACTACgagcccctggggctggaggctgACATGTG gaGCATCGGGGTCATCACCTACATCCT GCTGAGCGGAGCCTCCCCGTTCCTGGGGGAGACAAAGCAGGAGACTCTGACCAACATCTCTGCTGTCAACTACGACTTCGATGAGGAATATTTCAGCAACACCAGCGAGCTGGCCAAGGACTTCATCCGCCGCCTGCTCGTCAAGGACCCCAA gaaGCGAATGACCATtgcccagagcctggagcacccTTGGATTAAG gtgaTCAAGAGGAGGAACGTCCGCAACGAGGACAGCTGCAAGAAGCCCGAGCGGCGCCGGCTGAAGACGACGCGCCTGAAGGAGTACACCATCAAATCCCACTCCAGCATGCCCCCCAACAACACCTACATCAACTTCGAGCGCTTCTCCAAGGTCATGGAGGAGGTGGCCGCGGCCGAGGAGAGCCTccgagagctggagaggaacaaGAAATCCTTCCGGGAGGACATCGAGGCGCTGCTCTCCATCTACGAGGAGAAGGAGTCGTGGTACAAGGAGGAGAACGAGAGCATCAGCCAGGACCTGCGGCAGATCCgccaggagctgcacaagaCGGAGGCGCTCAAGAAGCAGGCGCAGGAGGAGACCAAGAGCGTGGTGCAGGCGGCCAACGGGCTGAGGCGGCGCTACCGCAAGCTGGAGAATCACTACGAGGCGCTGGCCAAGCAGGTGGCCTCGGAGATGAGGtttgtgcaggagctggtgtgGTCCATCGAgagggagaagctgcagagcagcgAGGGCGACGGCAGCATCCGCTAA